The genomic stretch ATGGGAGCTACTGTACTGCCATAACATTCAAAAAGAGGACTACACTGTAGTCCTCTTTTTTTAGCGTGGGTTAGGCCCACCAGGCCCAGGATTCTTGCGGAGATGCTCAAAGGCAACGGTTAAAACGGTTGTGGTAATACGAGCTTGTGAAGCAGGGGACACGCTATATAACGCCATGAGCTCAAAAATCCACGGTTCTCTTCGCTGAAGCTGTCGGTATGCTTTCTCAACTTTTTGGTTAATGGTTCCTGTAAAGCTATTATAGTTATCATCTACAAACCTTACAATTGAACGAAACAAGTATTCGGTTAGTTTATCGTCCATGCCTCCGCGTTGTGCTTCACGATAAATGCTTCGATATTGCCTTTTTAAAATTTTCATCACGCGGTCGACGTCTTTAGTAGCGCGCATAAACTCAACTTGGTGAGTTAAGTATGCATACTGATTCTCATCATATCGGTATGGTTCCTCGTAAGACGTATTAATTGTTGGTACAGCATAGGTGTATTGAGGCATTGTGTGATAGTTTGGAGTATAGTCTGGGTAGCTCCAGTGATAATAATACATTCATTTCACTCGCTTTCAATTAGTGTAAAGTAAATAATCGTTTATCAATTAGTAAACGGGATGGTTTGTGTACTGGTGAAGTTTTTCTAAGTAATATCGAGGTGTTTTAAAGTATTCCCAGGTACTGTAAGCTGAATTTTTTGTGAAAACGTTAATATAAATAGGTGTATCAAGAAAAGTTTCTTTGGCAGGTAAGCTACTATAATAGCAATCAAAAGCTTTTAACAAGTCAACTTCAATTGATGCTTGTAGCGGTTTGATCCCACTGGAAGGAACAGAGAATGAGCCAAGTATAGAAGTACATTGATTTTTGTAGGATATACTGTTTTGTTCCTTAATAAGGTCAAAATCAGTTACTATCCATGTCTCATACGACGCAACAGCAGGACTTATAAAAGTAAGTCTTAACTCCCAAGCGTTTATCATCTTTATCCCACCCTATAATCTTTACCTATACTTTTTATACAGAAAGAGGTAAAATTTAACTATAGTGTTTTCACCTAGATAATCATCCATAACATATAAATATGACGGGAGATTGATAGTGTGAATGTCCAAATATTTAATGGTAAAAATGAAAACTGGTTGACAACGAAAAATCCAGCTCAGCTTGCTGCAGCTATGGTTGATGGCAACATCGGCTTAGCACCGGTTTCCTGGGGGAATGAACAAGAAAAAACAGGATGGTATCATATGTATCAACCTCAAGAGATTACGGGAGTTCAAGTTAGAGATAGAGTAGAAGATGGAAATATCGTTCTTAGAATTCCTGATAATTGGAATGGAAAGCTAGTTGCTGCCGGTATTCCAGCTACGCGGGGTGAGACGTCAACCGACTTATTGTTTAGTGACTATGTGCTAGCTAAAGGGTATGCATTTGTAGCTTCTGATAAAGGAACACCGGGAAAGGATAAAGAAGGTGATCCATTCGCGAAAGCCAAAAATGCTTTATCAATAGAAGGGGCTTCACTTGCTAAATGGAATAGGCAATTTCGTGCAACGGTATGCTACGCTCAAGAATACTTGCTTACGCACTATAAGACAGTTCAAGTAGCATCTGAGATTCCTACATATGGTATGGGCATTTCAAATGGTGGCTACGTTATTCGATATGCGATAGAAAATGACGGGAAAAACGGTGAGCCAAAGCTCTTTAACGGAGCTGTAGAGTGGGAAGGTGTACTTTGGAGAGCAGAAGACCCTAATTTAATTACATCTCTTACAAAGGTTATTCAGTCTGCAAAGGCTGCTTTATATGATGGGAACTCTGAAGCAGTCCATTCTTTATACGAAGCGGGATTACCTAAAGGAACAGAATTTTTATGGCCTTATCACGATCAATATTATTGGTTTTTAACACTTAATATTTATCGAGATCATTTTGATTCTCAAGCCCCTAAAAGACTACAGTGGCCTGAATACTTAGCTTTAAATGAGCAAGGTATTCG from Bacillus sp. 1780r2a1 encodes the following:
- a CDS encoding alpha/beta hydrolase, translated to MNVQIFNGKNENWLTTKNPAQLAAAMVDGNIGLAPVSWGNEQEKTGWYHMYQPQEITGVQVRDRVEDGNIVLRIPDNWNGKLVAAGIPATRGETSTDLLFSDYVLAKGYAFVASDKGTPGKDKEGDPFAKAKNALSIEGASLAKWNRQFRATVCYAQEYLLTHYKTVQVASEIPTYGMGISNGGYVIRYAIENDGKNGEPKLFNGAVEWEGVLWRAEDPNLITSLTKVIQSAKAALYDGNSEAVHSLYEAGLPKGTEFLWPYHDQYYWFLTLNIYRDHFDSQAPKRLQWPEYLALNEQGIRDRSHDYIFEKYSYAKRPQKVKDKVKEIENTGELTAPLISVTAAYDALIFPSVHAYPYEQLVKKAGKAKLHRHYVIENGNHIDGLVWNENVDPNRKLQPMLPYVYQAFELLIKWVEDTVDPPESHFVHAPTEPYKITNLKTKQHMNPLTTQG